One genomic segment of Brevibacillus laterosporus LMG 15441 includes these proteins:
- a CDS encoding RNA polymerase sigma factor has protein sequence MTEDEKEHIQHIYRTHYQDIYQFLVFFTGDQNEAEDLTQEVFIRLFRSLSSYDGRSPLKLYILSIARYTAIDHYRKKKLKYVFSDYWIKKIPATFGLPEKELQQKELQQNLQQIFQSLKPKHRMVIILRGLRELSIKETAEILGCSEAKVKVDYHRALKIMQKKCLIPTMGGLYDELAK, from the coding sequence TTGACGGAAGACGAAAAGGAACATATCCAGCATATATACCGTACTCATTATCAGGACATCTATCAATTTCTAGTCTTTTTTACAGGCGATCAAAACGAAGCAGAGGATTTGACACAGGAGGTCTTTATTCGTCTGTTCCGCTCTTTGTCCAGCTATGATGGACGTTCTCCGCTAAAGCTATACATACTTTCTATTGCTCGTTATACAGCAATCGATCATTATCGTAAAAAAAAGCTTAAATATGTCTTTTCAGACTATTGGATAAAAAAAATACCGGCCACATTTGGATTACCTGAAAAAGAATTACAGCAGAAGGAATTACAGCAGAACCTACAGCAAATCTTTCAGTCACTGAAGCCGAAGCATAGAATGGTCATTATCCTCCGCGGTTTACGCGAGCTTTCGATTAAAGAAACTGCGGAAATTTTAGGGTGTAGTGAGGCAAAAGTAAAAGTCGACTACCATCGTGCCCTGAAGATTATGCAAAAGAAATGTCTTATTCCCACGATGGGAGGATTATACGATGAACTTGCCAAGTGA